From Ailuropoda melanoleuca isolate Jingjing chromosome 17, ASM200744v2, whole genome shotgun sequence, the proteins below share one genomic window:
- the ZNF169 gene encoding zinc finger protein 169 encodes MAFSSTQFLEQYVLCGHLPQMFSCSYAGSPIPIEAPNCSSEEADDRETEGRLRLSGVSRVLFRPSQGRPVDWVEGNRAGHPEEAGLSASEAAVCGKYKLGLGTKSSFLSLQKHHVCPECGRSFCQKSDLTKHQRTHSGEKPYSCRECGRGFGRKSSLTIHQRKHSGEKPYVCRECGRHFRYPSSLTNHKRIHSGERPFECQECGRGFRQKIALVLHQRTHLEEKPFVCPECGRGFCQKASLLQHRSSHSGERPFLCLECGRGFRQQALLLSHQVTHSGEKPYVCAECGHGFRQKVTLVRHQRTHTGEKPYLCPECGRGFSQKVSLMGHQRTHTGERPYLCPECGRGFGQKVTLIRHQRTHTGEKPYLCPECGRTFGFKSLLTRHQRTHLEVADVYRVCEQGLGQKSHFTSDQRSHSVGKPCVCSECGRGFGFRSALIRHQRTHSGEKPYVCRECGRGFSQKSHLHRHRRTKSGHRLPPQELLS; translated from the coding sequence ATGGCCTTTTCCAGTACACAGTTCCTCGAGCAGTATGTGCTGTGTGGTCACCTTCCTCAGATGTTCTCATGCTCATATGCAGGAAGCCCCATCCCAATAGAAGCTCCAAACTGCTCAAGTGAAGAAGCAGATGATAGAGAGACGGAAGGGAGACTTCGGCTGAGTGGGGTTTCCAGGGTGCTCTTCAGACCCTCTCAGGGCCGGCCAGTCGACTGGGTGGAAGGCAACAGAGCTGGGCATCCTGAGGAGGCAGGCCTCTCAGCGTCTGAAGCAGCCGTGTGTGGAAAATACAAACTGGGACTTGGTACCAAATCTAGCTTCTTGAGCCTCCAGAAGCATCATGTATGTCCTGAATGTGGCAGAAGCTTCTGTCAGAAGTCAGACCTCACCAAGCACCAGAGGACACACTCAGGGGAGAAGCCTTACAGCTGTAGGGAGTGTGGGCGAGGCTTTGGCCGCAAGTCCTCCCTCACCATCCACCAGAGGAAACATTCAGGGGAGAAGCCTTACGTGTGCCGGGAGTGTGGGCGCCACTTCAGGTACCCGTCCTCCCTCACCAACCACAAGAGGATACACTCTGGGGAGAGGCCCTTCGAATGTCAGGAATGTGGGCGAGGTTTTCGCCAAAAGATTGCCCTCGTCCTGCATCAGAGGACACACCTGGAGGAGAAGCCCTTCGTCTGTCCCGAATGTGGCAGAGGCTTCTGCCAGAAGGCATCCCTCCTCCAGCACCGCAGCTCACATTCAGGCGAAAGGCCTTTCTTGTGCCTCGAGTGTGGGCGTGGCTTCAGGCAGCAGGCGCTGCTCCTCAGTCATCAAGTCACACACTCGGGGGAGAAGCCTTATGTCTGTGCTGAGTGTGGGCACGGCTTTCGCCAGAAGGTCACCCTTGTCAGACACCAGAGGACGCACACAGGGGAGAAGCCTTACCTGTGCCCGGAGTGTGGGCGTGGCTTTAGCCAGAAGGTCTCCCTCATGGGACACCAGAGGACACACACAGGGGAGAGGCCTTACCTGTGCCCGGAGTGTGGGCGGGGCTTTGGTCAGAAGGTCACCCTCATCAGGCACCAGAGGAcacacacaggggagaaaccTTACCTGTGCCCAGAGTGTGGACGCACCTTTGGCTTCAAGTCActcctcaccagacaccagaggACACACTTAGAGGTGGCTGATGTGTACAGGGTATGTGAACAAGGACTTGGCCAGAAGTCTCACTTCACCTCTGACCAGAGGTCACACTCGGTGGGGAAGCCATGTGTGTGCAGTGAGTGTGGACGAGGCTTTGGCTTCAGGTCAGCCCTTATCAGACACCAGCGCACCCACTCAGGAGAGAAGCCTTATGTGTGCAGGGAGTGCGGCCGAGGCTTTAGCCAGAAGTCTCACCTTCACAGACACAGGAGGACCAAGTCTGGCCATCGCCTCCCACCTCAAGAGCTGCTCTCCTGA